One region of Mucilaginibacter sp. 14171R-50 genomic DNA includes:
- a CDS encoding ComEC/Rec2 family competence protein — protein MIANHKGEIPVVVLLLPFLAGISSGLFWPGSNIYFVLSALVLCSVLFIGLNLAYTPLSVYKARWLGGALIYPVLFLSGWLAAIQHNELNKVNHFSKLPAQYLIANITSEPKVKDDLVRFTAQIKQTINNGQAKATSGTLLIAIKDELAKNLYYDEQLLIPAKYNTIDPPFNPGEFNYKQYLANKNVYYQAFLYPGQYKIAGAGKGNAIVTYALQLRQNLVEKLKTNMRDTTAIAVASTLILGYKADLSNDVLQAYSKTGTIHILSVSGGHVAIVYLLLNWALSFLNGHKKRKVFKAVLIIALIWGYALLTGFSAPVCRAALMISLVVSGKTFSRYINSLNLLAASAFALLVYDPFLLTDVGFQLSYLAVGGLVIFQPIVYNWLSFKNRLASKLWMACSVSIAAQVITFPLSAYYFHQFPVYFLLSNLVIIIPVSIIMYTGLALLALPQMAVISKALGYLLEHSILIMNKVLAFIEHSPYAAVDKIWLSKVEYLLLYAIIILIFYFLHAKKAWLIRAALSCLLLFCISVSIKKIEADTTRSVTFLNLRKHTGIIFKNGPKGVVLSDLPENDKSFKYSVQPALDSNRIYHYTVYPLNQNIELSYLLKHGNFIQFLNKKMLVLNDAPLYKSIPQQLTIHYLFINNNAFVDTALIKNKTLIIAGGNTDSYIKALTQINVNYKVLKRNKAFIISSKTYK, from the coding sequence ATGATTGCCAACCACAAAGGCGAAATACCTGTTGTTGTACTTTTACTGCCTTTTTTAGCAGGTATAAGCAGTGGGCTTTTCTGGCCAGGCAGCAACATATATTTCGTGCTGTCCGCGCTTGTTTTATGCAGCGTGCTGTTTATCGGTCTAAACCTGGCTTATACCCCGTTAAGCGTTTATAAAGCACGCTGGCTTGGCGGTGCGCTCATTTATCCCGTACTGTTTTTATCAGGATGGCTCGCTGCCATACAGCATAATGAGTTAAACAAGGTCAATCATTTTTCGAAATTACCGGCACAATACCTCATTGCCAACATCACATCAGAGCCCAAAGTAAAGGATGACCTTGTTAGGTTTACCGCGCAGATCAAACAAACCATTAATAACGGGCAAGCCAAAGCCACAAGCGGCACGCTGCTGATTGCCATAAAAGACGAACTGGCTAAAAACCTTTATTACGACGAACAGCTGTTGATACCGGCCAAATACAACACCATCGACCCTCCATTTAACCCGGGTGAGTTTAACTATAAGCAATACCTCGCAAACAAGAATGTATACTACCAGGCTTTTCTTTACCCCGGGCAATATAAAATAGCGGGTGCCGGTAAGGGAAATGCTATTGTTACTTATGCATTGCAGTTGCGGCAAAATCTGGTTGAAAAGCTAAAAACCAACATGCGTGATACCACTGCCATTGCTGTGGCATCAACGCTGATATTGGGTTATAAAGCCGACCTGAGTAACGATGTTTTGCAGGCCTATTCCAAAACGGGCACCATCCACATCTTGTCGGTCTCTGGCGGGCATGTGGCTATCGTTTATTTATTGCTGAACTGGGCGCTGAGCTTTTTAAATGGCCATAAAAAACGTAAGGTATTTAAGGCTGTCCTCATCATCGCGCTGATATGGGGTTATGCACTGCTCACCGGCTTTTCGGCGCCTGTGTGCCGGGCAGCATTAATGATCAGCCTGGTTGTAAGCGGCAAAACCTTTAGCAGATATATCAACAGCCTGAATTTGCTGGCCGCATCTGCATTCGCACTGCTTGTTTATGACCCTTTCTTGCTAACTGATGTGGGCTTTCAGCTTTCGTACCTCGCCGTCGGCGGACTCGTTATATTCCAGCCTATAGTTTATAATTGGCTTAGCTTTAAAAACAGGTTGGCAAGTAAGCTATGGATGGCATGCTCGGTATCTATCGCCGCGCAGGTAATTACATTTCCGCTAAGTGCCTATTATTTCCACCAGTTCCCGGTTTATTTTTTGCTAAGCAACCTTGTTATTATCATCCCGGTTAGTATAATTATGTACACCGGTCTGGCCCTTTTGGCATTGCCGCAAATGGCGGTTATCTCAAAGGCATTGGGCTACCTGTTAGAGCATTCCATCTTGATAATGAACAAGGTACTGGCGTTTATTGAACATTCGCCATACGCCGCTGTCGATAAAATATGGTTAAGCAAGGTTGAATACCTGTTGCTTTACGCAATTATCATTCTCATCTTTTATTTTCTGCATGCAAAAAAGGCATGGCTTATCAGGGCTGCACTTAGCTGCCTGCTGCTTTTTTGCATCAGCGTAAGCATTAAAAAAATTGAGGCTGACACTACCCGATCTGTAACATTCCTGAACCTGCGGAAACATACCGGGATAATATTTAAAAACGGCCCTAAAGGCGTTGTATTAAGCGATTTGCCCGAGAACGATAAAAGCTTCAAGTATTCGGTGCAGCCTGCATTGGATAGCAACAGGATATATCATTATACGGTATATCCTTTAAATCAAAATATAGAGCTCTCCTATCTTTTAAAGCACGGTAACTTTATTCAGTTTCTGAATAAAAAAATGCTGGTATTAAACGATGCACCACTTTACAAGTCTATCCCCCAGCAACTAACCATTCATTATTTATTCATAAACAATAATGCTTTTGTTGATACGGCATTAATTAAAAATAAAACACTTATTATAGCCGGGGGTAACACAGATAGCTATATAAAAGCTTTAACGCAAATAAACGTAAATTACAAGGTACTAAAACGTAACAAAGCCTTCATAATATCATCTAAAACGTACAAATAA
- a CDS encoding DUF4412 domain-containing protein — MKVKLFTVAMGMALTATAISASAQKAYKEGIMTVSTSMQGQPVEAKSYFRADSAKMEFSAGPANIGILTDAKASYMAILVDVAVASIKKAAIASPAEIEEAMSKLPVLTFTPGTETKVISGFNCKKVVAKDTKTGKTYDIWVTNDISVPSTGIAKYYANAGGVPIQYSAFQDGRTTDVTVKSIVEQKLPTGTFGIPSDFEKITMDDLKALGGGGN; from the coding sequence ATGAAAGTTAAATTATTTACTGTTGCCATGGGTATGGCCCTTACCGCAACAGCCATTAGCGCAAGCGCACAAAAAGCTTATAAAGAAGGCATTATGACGGTCAGCACAAGTATGCAAGGCCAGCCTGTTGAAGCTAAAAGTTACTTTAGGGCCGATTCTGCCAAAATGGAATTTTCTGCAGGGCCCGCAAATATTGGCATTTTAACCGACGCCAAAGCCAGCTACATGGCAATTTTAGTGGATGTTGCCGTCGCTTCCATTAAAAAAGCGGCCATCGCTTCGCCTGCCGAGATAGAAGAAGCCATGTCTAAATTACCTGTACTTACTTTTACCCCAGGCACCGAAACCAAGGTGATATCCGGCTTTAACTGTAAAAAAGTAGTTGCTAAAGACACTAAGACCGGTAAAACTTATGATATCTGGGTAACTAACGATATTTCCGTGCCATCAACCGGTATTGCAAAATATTATGCAAATGCAGGTGGTGTTCCAATTCAATACTCAGCCTTCCAGGACGGAAGAACTACCGATGTAACTGTTAAAAGTATTGTTGAGCAAAAATTACCAACAGGTACATTTGGTATTCCATCTGACTTCGAGAAGATCACGATGGATGACCTGAAAGCTTTGGGCGGCGGCGGTAACTAA
- the bioA gene encoding adenosylmethionine--8-amino-7-oxononanoate transaminase has protein sequence MNLVERDLQTIWHPYTQMKTAQPPIPIVSGKGACLYAEDGKKYIDAISSWWVNIHGHAHPYIAEMIAKQLLQLEHVIFAGFTHSGAVELAERLLAILPSNQKKAFYSDNGSTAVEVAIKMCLQYWYNKGEERTKIIAFKNAYHGDTFGAMSVSGRSAFTAAYDTLLFEVEFIDLPGAENIDALKSQISNLRSQVSSFIFEPLVQGSAGMVMYEAKYLDELMAHCRNEGIMLIADEVFTGFGRTGKPFACDHVQTQPDIMCFSKGLTGGTMAFGLTTCTQQIYDAFLSDDKMKTLFHGHSYTANPVACAAALASLDLFLEPSTQQNINRIVNKHAAFAEKVRGHKSLKTTRQTGTILALEWQTGDNTSYFSGLRDKLYNYFLNAGIILRPLGNIIYILPPYCITDNELDYIYATIAQALDEI, from the coding sequence ATGAATTTAGTTGAACGCGATCTGCAAACCATCTGGCACCCATATACGCAAATGAAAACGGCGCAGCCGCCTATACCTATTGTTAGTGGCAAAGGCGCTTGTTTATATGCTGAGGATGGCAAAAAGTATATTGATGCTATATCGTCGTGGTGGGTAAATATACATGGGCACGCGCACCCATATATCGCCGAAATGATAGCAAAACAACTGCTGCAGTTAGAACACGTCATTTTCGCGGGCTTTACGCATTCTGGCGCGGTTGAACTGGCCGAACGGCTGCTGGCCATACTGCCATCCAATCAAAAAAAGGCTTTTTATTCTGATAACGGCTCTACCGCGGTTGAAGTAGCCATAAAAATGTGCCTGCAATACTGGTATAACAAAGGCGAAGAACGAACGAAGATCATTGCGTTTAAAAACGCCTATCACGGCGATACGTTTGGCGCTATGTCGGTTAGCGGCCGCAGTGCCTTTACAGCAGCGTACGATACCCTTTTATTCGAGGTAGAGTTTATCGACCTGCCCGGCGCGGAGAATATAGATGCACTAAAGTCTCAAATCTCAAATCTCAGATCTCAGGTTTCCAGTTTCATATTCGAACCGTTAGTGCAAGGTTCGGCAGGTATGGTGATGTACGAAGCCAAATACCTGGACGAACTGATGGCGCATTGCCGTAACGAAGGTATTATGCTGATAGCTGATGAGGTATTTACGGGTTTCGGGCGTACAGGTAAGCCCTTTGCCTGCGACCATGTACAAACCCAGCCGGATATCATGTGCTTTTCTAAGGGCTTAACGGGCGGTACCATGGCTTTTGGCCTGACCACCTGCACACAGCAAATTTATGATGCGTTTTTGTCGGACGATAAAATGAAGACGCTGTTTCACGGGCACTCTTATACAGCCAACCCGGTAGCCTGCGCTGCCGCGCTTGCCAGCCTTGATCTGTTTTTGGAACCGTCGACACAACAAAATATTAACCGCATTGTTAATAAACACGCTGCCTTCGCCGAAAAAGTCAGGGGGCATAAGTCGTTAAAAACAACCCGCCAAACAGGTACTATATTGGCCCTTGAATGGCAAACAGGCGATAATACATCGTACTTTAGCGGCCTGCGCGATAAATTGTACAATTACTTTTTAAATGCGGGTATCATACTAAGGCCGTTGGGTAATATCATTTACATTTTACCGCCATATTGCATAACTGATAACGAACTCGATTACATTTACGCCACCATTGCGCAAGCACTTGATGAGATATAA
- a CDS encoding pyridoxal phosphate-dependent aminotransferase, producing MSALSNRINNLSESQTIKMAKMGRELAAKGVDVISLSFGEPDFHTPEHIKEAAKTAMDKNFTYYTPVAGYPDLRKAIVNKLKTENNLDYTDSQIVVSTGAKQAIANAVLCLVNPGEEVIIPTPYWVSYSEVVKLAEGVSVFIDTTVESNFKITAEQLEAAITPKTKLFMFSSPCNPTGSVYSKDELASLAKVFEKYPNIYILSDEIYEHINFIGGHESIAQFNSIKDRVVIINGFSKAFAMTGWRIGYTASNSEIAAACDKMQGQITSGTCSITQKAGVAAYNGGLESVHKMREQFQKRRDLVYRLLQDIPGIQVNLPDGAFYFFPNVTSFFGKSYNGKTINDADELSIYLLEEGHVATVGGDSFGDKKSIRISYAAAEDKLIEAMKRIKTALAKLA from the coding sequence ATGAGCGCATTAAGTAACAGGATAAACAACCTGTCAGAATCCCAGACCATTAAAATGGCAAAAATGGGCCGCGAATTGGCTGCCAAAGGAGTAGATGTAATAAGCCTGAGTTTCGGTGAGCCCGATTTTCATACGCCTGAACATATAAAAGAAGCCGCAAAAACGGCTATGGATAAAAACTTTACCTATTACACCCCCGTTGCCGGTTATCCCGACCTTCGCAAGGCGATTGTAAATAAGTTAAAAACAGAAAATAATCTTGATTACACCGATAGTCAGATAGTAGTATCCACAGGCGCCAAACAGGCCATAGCCAATGCCGTACTTTGCCTGGTAAACCCAGGCGAAGAGGTTATAATACCCACCCCTTACTGGGTATCGTATTCAGAAGTAGTTAAACTGGCCGAAGGCGTAAGTGTTTTTATTGATACTACTGTTGAAAGTAATTTTAAAATAACCGCTGAACAGCTTGAGGCGGCCATTACACCAAAAACAAAACTTTTTATGTTTTCGTCGCCATGCAACCCAACCGGCAGCGTATACAGCAAAGATGAGTTGGCGAGCCTGGCAAAAGTATTTGAGAAATATCCAAACATTTACATACTTAGCGATGAGATCTACGAGCATATCAATTTCATTGGAGGGCATGAATCTATCGCCCAGTTCAACAGTATAAAAGACCGCGTTGTAATTATAAACGGTTTTAGCAAAGCCTTTGCAATGACGGGATGGAGAATTGGTTACACCGCATCTAACAGCGAGATAGCGGCCGCATGCGATAAAATGCAGGGTCAGATCACATCAGGTACTTGTTCTATCACCCAAAAAGCCGGTGTTGCTGCTTATAACGGCGGCCTGGAAAGTGTTCATAAAATGCGCGAGCAGTTTCAGAAACGCCGCGACCTGGTTTACCGCCTGTTGCAAGATATCCCGGGGATACAGGTGAACCTGCCCGATGGCGCTTTTTATTTTTTCCCTAACGTTACCTCTTTCTTTGGCAAAAGCTATAACGGCAAAACTATAAACGACGCCGACGAACTAAGCATTTACTTACTGGAAGAAGGCCATGTAGCTACTGTTGGGGGCGATTCCTTCGGCGATAAAAAATCTATCCGCATATCCTACGCGGCGGCAGAGGATAAATTGATAGAAGCCATGAAAAGGATAAAAACGGCGCTTGCCAAATTAGCATAG
- the alaS gene encoding alanine--tRNA ligase yields the protein MTAKEIRQAFLDFFASKGHMIVPSAPIVVKNDPTLMFTNAGMNQFKDVFLGEAPAKAPRVADTQRCLRVSGKHNDLEEVGIDTYHHTMFEMLGNWSFGDYFKKEAIAWSWELLTQVYKLDTSRLYVTYFEGDEKEGLEKDTETYNLWKQYVPEDRILPGNKKDNFWEMGETGPCGPCSEIHFDSRPDNERNQVSGASLVNADHDQVIEIWNNVFMQFNRLKDGSLQPLPNKHVDTGMGFERLVRVLQGKTSNYDTDVFQPMIQFIADKSGKVYNSASKPGDADWNDAVAMRVLADHIRAISFAIADGQLPASNKAGYVIRRILRRAVRYSYQTLGFKEPFFNELVSLLAEQFKSVFDELWEQKDFVQKVILEEEVSFLRTLGNGIAKFEEYLQQRATEIKKLKKTGDLPIVDEGLIEGDFAFELSDTYGFPIDLTELMAREKGFSVDMGGFNDCLQHQKLRSRAATAVDTGDWTVLTEDDGVEFTGYDETESIAHIVKYRKVSAKGKEQYQIVLDKTPFYAESGGQVGDKGELIFPNGEIIAVTDTKKENGLIVHFTDRLPLTPGDALTAMVDASLRNKTNSNHSATHLLHAAMKQVLGAHVNQKGSLVNADYLRFDFSHFAKVTDEEIANIEAIVNGKVRENIPLKEERMVAYQEAIASGVTALFGEKYGEYVRVITFDDAFSKELCGGTHVKATGQIGYFKIISESAVAAGVRRIEAITGVAAEAYITGQDKLMQHVKELLKNPKDVAKSIEGLLEENSRLKKEIEKTVLEKASGLKDQLAKTAEAINGINFIAQKVDLPNADAIKNLAYNLKDIVPNLFLVLAANINGKPSITVMIDETLVKDKGLHAGNIVKELAKEVKGGGGGQPFFATAGGSDVNGLDNVLAKAKSFVQ from the coding sequence ATGACCGCTAAAGAAATACGCCAGGCTTTTCTTGATTTTTTTGCTTCTAAAGGCCACATGATTGTGCCAAGCGCACCAATTGTTGTAAAAAACGACCCAACGCTGATGTTCACCAACGCGGGAATGAACCAGTTTAAGGATGTGTTTTTAGGCGAGGCCCCCGCGAAAGCCCCTCGGGTAGCCGATACCCAACGCTGCTTGCGTGTTAGCGGCAAGCATAACGACCTGGAAGAGGTAGGTATCGACACCTATCACCATACCATGTTCGAGATGCTGGGCAACTGGAGCTTTGGAGATTACTTTAAGAAAGAGGCTATTGCCTGGAGCTGGGAATTGCTTACCCAAGTTTACAAACTCGATACCAGTCGACTTTATGTTACTTATTTTGAGGGTGACGAAAAGGAAGGCCTGGAAAAGGATACCGAAACTTACAACCTGTGGAAACAATATGTACCCGAAGACCGCATATTGCCCGGCAACAAAAAGGATAATTTTTGGGAAATGGGCGAAACAGGCCCCTGCGGACCGTGTTCGGAGATCCATTTTGATAGCCGCCCGGATAACGAGCGCAACCAGGTTAGTGGTGCAAGCCTTGTAAACGCCGATCACGACCAGGTTATTGAGATATGGAACAATGTGTTTATGCAGTTTAACAGGCTTAAGGATGGCTCGTTGCAGCCATTGCCAAACAAACATGTAGATACCGGGATGGGCTTTGAGCGATTGGTGCGCGTGCTGCAGGGCAAAACATCAAATTACGATACCGACGTTTTTCAGCCGATGATACAGTTCATTGCCGACAAATCAGGAAAGGTATATAACAGCGCTTCAAAACCGGGAGATGCCGATTGGAACGACGCCGTAGCCATGCGCGTACTGGCAGATCATATCCGCGCCATTAGCTTTGCCATTGCAGATGGGCAACTGCCGGCAAGTAACAAAGCCGGTTATGTTATCCGTAGGATCTTGCGCCGGGCGGTGCGTTACAGCTATCAAACTCTGGGTTTTAAAGAGCCGTTTTTTAATGAGCTGGTATCATTATTGGCCGAACAATTTAAAAGCGTGTTTGATGAACTGTGGGAACAGAAGGATTTTGTGCAGAAAGTGATATTGGAGGAGGAAGTTTCTTTCCTAAGGACTTTGGGTAATGGAATTGCAAAGTTTGAGGAGTATTTGCAACAGCGGGCAACCGAAATTAAGAAGCTTAAAAAAACAGGGGATTTACCAATTGTGGACGAAGGGCTAATTGAAGGAGATTTTGCTTTTGAATTATCTGATACATATGGTTTTCCAATAGATCTTACCGAGTTGATGGCTCGTGAAAAAGGGTTTTCTGTGGACATGGGTGGATTTAATGACTGTTTACAACACCAAAAACTCCGTTCCCGCGCTGCTACCGCTGTTGATACCGGCGACTGGACAGTTTTAACAGAGGACGACGGCGTTGAGTTTACCGGTTACGACGAAACTGAAAGCATAGCCCATATTGTTAAATACCGCAAAGTTAGCGCTAAAGGCAAAGAGCAATACCAGATTGTGTTAGATAAAACGCCGTTTTATGCTGAAAGCGGTGGCCAGGTAGGCGATAAAGGAGAGTTGATCTTCCCCAATGGCGAGATCATAGCGGTTACCGATACCAAAAAGGAGAATGGGCTTATCGTGCATTTTACCGACAGACTGCCCCTTACGCCGGGGGATGCGTTAACAGCGATGGTTGATGCATCGCTGCGTAATAAAACCAACAGCAATCACTCGGCCACACACCTTTTGCATGCCGCCATGAAGCAGGTTTTGGGCGCACATGTTAACCAAAAAGGCTCGTTGGTGAACGCCGATTACCTGCGCTTTGATTTTTCGCATTTTGCAAAAGTAACCGATGAAGAGATAGCCAATATAGAGGCCATAGTAAACGGTAAGGTGCGCGAAAATATCCCGCTTAAGGAAGAGCGCATGGTAGCCTACCAGGAAGCCATTGCCAGCGGTGTTACCGCATTATTCGGAGAAAAATATGGCGAGTATGTAAGGGTGATAACCTTTGACGATGCCTTTAGCAAAGAGCTTTGCGGCGGCACGCATGTAAAGGCTACCGGCCAGATAGGGTATTTTAAAATCATCAGCGAGAGCGCGGTAGCTGCCGGGGTCCGACGTATTGAAGCGATAACCGGGGTTGCCGCCGAAGCTTATATTACCGGGCAAGACAAGTTGATGCAGCATGTTAAAGAGTTATTAAAAAACCCCAAGGACGTTGCCAAAAGCATTGAAGGTTTGCTGGAAGAAAACAGTCGGTTAAAAAAGGAAATAGAAAAAACAGTTTTAGAAAAGGCTTCGGGTTTAAAAGATCAACTGGCTAAAACGGCAGAAGCTATCAATGGCATCAACTTCATTGCCCAAAAGGTGGACCTGCCAAATGCCGATGCCATCAAAAATTTAGCTTATAACTTGAAAGATATCGTACCAAATTTATTCCTGGTGCTGGCTGCCAATATCAACGGCAAGCCAAGTATTACGGTGATGATAGACGAGACGCTTGTAAAAGACAAAGGCCTGCATGCAGGTAATATTGTGAAAGAACTGGCTAAAGAGGTGAAGGGCGGGGGCGGCGGTCAGCCGTTTTTTGCTACAGCGGGCGGCAGCGATGTAAACGGCCTTGATAATGTGCTGGCCAAAGCCAAAAGTTTCGTTCAATAA
- a CDS encoding cation diffusion facilitator family transporter — protein sequence MKEQKRIILISLITGAVLMVMKFSAYFLTNSNFVLTDAAESIVNVVASSFAFFSIYLASQPRDENHPYGHGKVEYFSVFIEGALIGIAGLIIVIKSTYSIFYPEVIHDLMLGAAIIGVTGVVNGSLGFYMIKKGKSLPSITIEADGRHLLTDMITSGGLVLGLLLIYFTKILWLDSGLSILVGLYILFTGYKLIRRSVAGLMDETDFNIVSNVVKVLGEQRRDEWIDIHNLRAQKYGNELHIDCHLTLPNYFDLNRVHEEVKLVDKMVNNNAGITTEFFIHTDPCLPYCCHYCSMPNCPIRSEAKTEDIPWTMDKVMRNKKHYE from the coding sequence TTGAAAGAACAAAAGAGAATAATTCTGATATCGCTGATCACAGGGGCCGTACTCATGGTAATGAAATTCAGCGCTTACTTTTTAACAAATTCAAACTTTGTATTAACCGATGCTGCCGAAAGCATTGTAAACGTGGTAGCCAGTTCTTTCGCGTTTTTTAGTATTTACCTGGCTTCGCAGCCACGGGACGAGAACCACCCTTACGGGCATGGCAAGGTTGAGTACTTTTCGGTATTTATAGAGGGTGCACTGATAGGCATAGCCGGGCTTATAATTGTCATTAAATCAACCTACAGCATATTTTACCCCGAGGTCATACATGACCTTATGCTGGGTGCCGCTATTATCGGTGTTACCGGCGTTGTAAATGGATCACTTGGCTTTTATATGATCAAGAAAGGCAAGTCGCTGCCATCTATTACCATCGAGGCCGACGGCAGGCATTTACTTACCGATATGATCACAAGCGGAGGGCTTGTTCTCGGACTTCTGCTTATATATTTTACAAAGATATTATGGCTGGATAGCGGACTATCCATTTTAGTTGGTTTATATATTTTGTTTACCGGCTATAAACTTATCCGCCGTTCTGTAGCGGGACTGATGGACGAAACTGATTTTAATATTGTAAGCAATGTAGTGAAGGTGTTAGGCGAGCAGCGCCGCGACGAGTGGATAGATATACATAACCTGCGCGCCCAAAAGTATGGTAACGAGTTGCACATAGATTGCCACTTAACCCTGCCTAATTACTTTGATCTTAACCGGGTGCACGAAGAAGTTAAACTGGTTGATAAGATGGTGAATAATAATGCCGGTATCACCACAGAGTTTTTCATCCATACGGACCCATGCCTGCCATATTGCTGCCACTATTGCAGTATGCCAAACTGCCCTATAAGGAGCGAGGCCAAAACAGAAGATATCCCCTGGACGATGGACAAAGTGATGCGCAACAAAAAACATTATGAGTAG
- a CDS encoding MerR family transcriptional regulator translates to MPYKEREISKMYYTMGEVSTMFGVNQSLIRFYEKEFDVLQPKKNKKGNRYFTPEDLENFKIIFHLIRDKGYTLQGAKDHLKNNMGDTRDNQRVIDSLENLKKFLLEVRDEL, encoded by the coding sequence ATGCCTTATAAAGAACGCGAGATCAGCAAAATGTACTACACCATGGGCGAGGTTTCGACCATGTTCGGCGTTAATCAATCGTTGATACGTTTTTACGAGAAAGAGTTTGACGTACTGCAGCCTAAAAAGAACAAAAAAGGCAACAGGTACTTCACCCCCGAAGACCTGGAAAATTTCAAGATCATCTTTCACCTGATACGTGATAAAGGATATACACTGCAAGGTGCCAAAGACCATCTGAAAAACAATATGGGCGATACCCGCGATAACCAACGCGTGATAGATTCGCTCGAAAACCTCAAGAAATTCCTGCTTGAAGTTCGCGACGAGTTGTAA
- a CDS encoding NUDIX domain-containing protein — protein sequence MSSKFFNVRVYGILINADNQVLISDEQEYGVRFTKFPGGGLEYGEGLTDGLRREFVEECNTEVEVISHFYTTDFFVKSAFNDSQIISIYYLVKASSDIKFATKTIVFDFDGEGDTLQSFRWVSLRELRAEDFTFPADQYVANLLLKTI from the coding sequence ATGAGTAGTAAGTTTTTTAATGTACGTGTGTATGGCATACTTATTAATGCCGATAACCAGGTGCTTATAAGCGATGAGCAGGAGTATGGTGTAAGGTTTACCAAATTCCCGGGCGGAGGCTTAGAGTACGGTGAAGGCTTAACAGACGGGCTTAGGCGCGAATTTGTAGAAGAATGCAACACCGAGGTTGAAGTGATTAGCCATTTTTACACCACCGATTTCTTTGTAAAATCGGCTTTTAACGATTCGCAGATCATCAGCATTTATTATCTTGTTAAGGCATCGTCTGATATTAAATTTGCCACCAAAACCATCGTTTTTGATTTTGATGGCGAGGGCGATACCTTGCAATCTTTCCGCTGGGTAAGTCTTAGAGAACTACGGGCAGAGGATTTTACTTTTCCCGCCGACCAGTATGTTGCCAACCTGTTACTGAAAACGATATGA